In Helianthus annuus cultivar XRQ/B chromosome 3, HanXRQr2.0-SUNRISE, whole genome shotgun sequence, a single window of DNA contains:
- the LOC110931594 gene encoding uncharacterized protein LOC110931594, with protein sequence MSKEEEEKTAFHTNVGIFCYTKMPFGLRNAGATYQRLMDKVFEAQIGRNLEVYVDDLVIKRSEEKQMLADIEETFQRLREYNIKLNPKKCSFGVEEGKFLGVVVTRDGFKANPEKVAAIARMPSPRTLKEAQALNGRLVAINRFLARHAEKSLPFIKILKDCLNKKNFKWTSEAEQALQDMKHFIEGLPMLTAPRPSEILKTYLAAAHTAVSAILMVERDGKQTPIYYISRVLAGPETRYPTLEKLVLALVHATRRLRRYFQAHRVQVLTNYPLQQILHKPEISGRLAKWAIELGALDIEYHKRTAVKGQVIADFFAEIPEGEAITDPVVQDLPESSTARQTWKLYTDGSSSGKGSGAGLMLISPDEIRLMYALRFDFACSNNEAEYEALLAGLRMAKSMGAARVDAYVDSLLVNNQVNETYEAKDESMAKYLAKTKELMNSFDNVTLNHVHRGKNQIADALSKLATSGMEKEVKVETLQMPSIETRNVSAVTMEDPCWYTPILRYLETGELPPAKGEAQKIQTKALQYEINDGVLYRKSYLGPLLRCVSPTEAKYLISEIHAGLCGIHAGPRAVVAKIHSAGYYWPGMHEDAVMELRKCRSCPKFAPQTIRPKNSLVPVTAAWPFQKWAVDIVGPFPPAPRKLKYLIVAVDYFTKWVEAKPLAKITADNAKKFLWEHVVCRFGLPLYLVSDNRTQFTDRIFQEWCTNLHIQQIFTSVAHPQGNGQVERTNRSLLDGIKKRLGHEGSSWVEELPNVLWAHRTMPKTSNNETPFSLTYGMEAMIPAEAGLPSLL encoded by the coding sequence ATGTCCAAGGAAGAGGAAGAAAAAACAGCGTTTCATACCAATGTGGGCATCTTTTGttacaccaaaatgccttttgggTTACGAAACGCAGGAGCTACATATCAGAGGCTCATGGACAAGGTGTTCGAAGCACAGATTGGGCGAAATTTGGAAGTCTACGTAGACGACCTTGTAATTAAAAGAAGCGAAGAAAAGCAGATGCTAGCGGATATCGAAGAAACTTTTCAGCGACTTAGGGAATACAACATAAAATTAAACCCAAAGAAATGCTCTTTCGGGGTGGAAGAAGGAAAGTTCCTGGGTGTAGTGGTCACCCGAGATGGTTTTAAAGCTAACCCGGAAAAAGTAGCCGCCATAGCGCGAATGCCTTCCCCAAGAACGCTGAAGGAAGCTCAAGCCCTAAACGGACGATTGGTAGCAATCAACAGATTCTTAGCAAGACACGCCGAAAAATCATTACCCTtcataaaaatattaaaagattGCCTCAACAAGAAAAATTTCAAATGGACCAGCGAAGCAGAACAGGCTTTGCAGGACATGAAACATTTCATAGAAGGGTTACCCATGCTGACAGCACCGAGGCCCAGTGAAATTTTAAAGACGTATCTAGCAGCAGCTCATACGGCGGTAAGTGCTATACTCATGGTCGAGCGAGATGGAAAGCAGACACCGATATATTACATAAGCCGGGTGTTAGCGGGGCCTGAAACGCGATATCCCACGCTGGAAAAGCTAGTTTTAGCACTAGTACACGCCACAAGGCGACTGAGAAGATATTTCCAGGCACATCGCGTGCAAGTCCTAACCAATTACCCGCTGCAACAAATCTTACACAAGCCAGAGATCTCTGGCAGGCTGGCCAAGTGGGCTATTGAGTTAGGAGCCTTGGATATTGAATATCATAAACGAACAGCAGTTAAGGGGCAAGTAATTGCTGATTTCTTCGCCGAAATACCGGAAGGAGAAGCCATTACGGACCCGGTCGTCCAGGACCTCCCAGAATCCAGCACTGCCAGACAGACTTGGAAGCTATACACCGACGGATCATCTAGCGGAAAGGGATCTGGCGCAGGCTTAATGTTAATAAGTCCAGATGAAATCAGGCTGATGTACGCCCTACGTTTCGATTTCGCATGTTCTAATAATGAAGCGGAGTACGAGGCACTATTAGCAGGGTTGAGAATGGCAAAATCCATGGGGGCGGCAAGGGTAGACGCATACGTCGACTcgctgctggtcaacaatcaggTGAACGAGACGTAtgaagccaaagatgaatcaatgGCAAAATACTTGGCGAAAACAAAAGAACTCATGAATTCTTTCGACAATGTCACGCTCAATCATGTACATAGAGGAAAAAATCAAATAGCAGACGCTCTTAGCAAACTCGCCACCTCGGGTATGGAAAAGGAAGTCAAAGTCGAAACGCTACAGATGCCCTCAATCGAAACACGGAATGTTTCCGCCGTCACAATGGAAGACCCTTGCTGGTATACCCCGATTCTACGTTACCTCGAAACGGGAGAATTACCTCCCGCTAAGGGCGAAGCACAAAAGATACAAACGAAAGCGTTACAATATGAAATCAACGATGGTGTCCTATACCGAAAATCTTACCTGGGCCCCTTGTTGCGATGTGTTTCACCGACAGAGGCAAAGTACCTCATTAGCGAGATCCATGCGGGTCTATGCGGAATACATGCCGGACCTCGAGCAGTGGTAGCAAAAATCCATAGCGCGGGATATTACTGGCCTGGGATGCACGAAGACGCTGTAATGGAACTACGGAAATGTCGCAGTTGCCCGAAATTTGCTCCACAAACAATAAGGCCCAAGAACAGCTTGGTGCCGGTGACAGCGGCATGGCCTTTCCAGAAATGGGCCGTGGATATCGTAGGTCCCTTCCCGCCGGCTCCCAGAAAGTTAAAATACCTGATTGTGGCGGTTgactacttcaccaaatgggtggaagcCAAACCTTTGGCCAAGATAACGGCGGACAACGCCAAGAAATTTCTCTGGGAACACGTAGTGTGTAGGTTCGGGTTACCACTCTACCTGGTGAGTGATAATAGAACACAGTTCACAGACAGAATTTTCCAGGAGTGGTGCACTAATCTCCATATCCAGCAGATTTTCACATCGGTAGCACACCCCCAAGGCAATGGCCAGGTGGAGCGGACTAACAGAAGTTTGCTGGATGGCATCAAAAAACGACTGGGGCACGAGGGAAGCTCCTGGGTGGAAGAATTGCCAAATGTCCTCTGGGCACATAGAACAATGCCCAAAACCAGCAACAACGAAACCCCATTCAGCCTAACCTATGGAATGGAAGCAATGATACCCGCTGAAGCGGGGTTACCGTCcttactgtaa
- the LOC110927758 gene encoding uncharacterized protein LOC110927758 encodes MVCVKQVKQNTVEEWDDSMPLPGDIIEGIAAVDDCTVVEVKDRLFVPTKGKSELRSQLGQISKKNAQGFVWLKVRRGDRMLNLRVCVAEEKGFRLQRKFSFRAVSNDKHVAVLDDLDVDQCIELQEMSRRVVNTVSQGFNQESIKYNWRKKVATSLPDNQCTVVSSILFMPLANEHHVESITVRAMAWFSAVVSSGTPIVFVNIQTEQILSTVKCNSNKIPRQGIRLWFLPGLAEIPIELILEPKENRFGIDVKRTEEGFVCVYAVTKGSAADRAGLRKLFENSIETGHIMVISRLEGKSVMPTMAMSDGLLVCCDHNDIRETLVGAVDQLETIQLHIMSWSTTQNG; translated from the exons ATGGTTTGCGTGAAACAAGTGAAACAAAATACCGTTGAAGAATGGGATGATTCGATGCCATTACCCGGGGACATTATCGAAGGTATTGCTGCCGTGGATGACTGCACTGTCGTGGAAGTTAAGGATAGGTTGTTTGTACCAACCAAAGGGAAATCTGAGCTTAGGTCACAACTGGGACAAATTAGCAAAAAGAATGCACAAGGTTTCGTTTGGTTGAAGGTTAGAAGGGGCGATCGAATGCTGAATTTACGCGTTTGTGTAGCGGAAGAAAAGGGTTTTCGATTGCAGCGAAAGTTTAGCTTTCGAGCTGTTTCCAATGATAAACATGTTGCGGTTTTGGACGACTTGGATGTAGATCAATGCATTGAACTTCAAG AAATGAGCAGGAGAGTGGTGAATACGGTGTCACAAGGATTCAACCAAGAGTCGATAAAATACAATTGGAGGAAGAAGGTGGCGACTTCTCTACCGGACAATCAGTGTACGGTTGTTAGTTCGATCCTTTTCATGCCGCTTGCAAACGAGCACCATGTCGAATCCATAACCGTTAGAGCAATGGCTTGGTTTTCAGCCGTGGTTTCATCAGGAACGCCTATCGTGTTCGTTAACATCCAGACCGAACAAATCCTTTCCACG GTTAAATGTAATTCGAATAAAATTCCACGACAAGGGATAAGGTTGTGGTTTTTGCCCGGACTAGCAGAAATTCCAATTGAGTTGATACTAGAGCCAAAAGAAAACAGATTTGGCATAGATGTAAAAAGAACCGAAGAG GGTTTCGTATGCGTTTACGCGGTGACCAAAGGCTCGGCTGCTGACCGCGCTGGTCTGCGAAAGTTGTTTGAAAACTCGATTGAGACGGGCCACATTATGGTGATATCAAGGCTAGAAGGGAAAAGTGTCATGCCAACAATGGCTATGTCTGACGGTTTGCTAGTATGTTGTGACCACAATGATATTAGAGAGACTCTTGTTGGGGCTGTGGACCAGCTCGAGACCATACAACTTCATATCATGTCATGGTCTACAACTCAAAATGGGTAG